A region of the Myxococcus stipitatus DSM 14675 genome:
AACTTGAAAACGAAAGAATCACCCGTAGGGGACGGGTCGTGCGTCGCGTGTAGTCTCGTTCCCAGGGGTGAGTCAAAGCATTTGTCCCGCTTGAGACACCCGCTGCGCGCCCCGAAACCCTTGAATGTCCAAATAATTTCCGTGAGATTGTCACGAGTGCCCGCGAGCGGCCGCGTGACGTGGCCCCAGGCTGGGAGCGCCCTTCATGCCCGCATCCGTGCTCATCGTCGATGACGAGAAGAACATCCTGCTGACCCTGAGTCAGGCATTGCAGCTTGCGGGATATCAAACACATCTGGCGGCAAGCGGGCAGGTGGCCCTGGACGTGGTGAGCGCGCGCCCGGTGGACGCGGTGCTGATGGACGTGAAGATGCCGGACATGGATGGACTGACGGCGCTGGCCCGGCTCACGGAGCTCAAGCCGGAGCTGCCCGTCATCATGATGTCCGGGCACGGCACCATCGACACGGCGGTGAAGGCGACGCAGCTGGGGGCGCGGGACTTCCTGGAGAAGCCGATTGCTCGGGAGCGGCTGCTGGTGGCCCTGCGCAACGTGCTCAAGCACCAGGCGGCGATGGAGGAGCTGCGGGAGCTGAGGGAGCAGCTGGGGCGGTACGACATGGTGGGCAGCGGCCCGGCCATGCAGCGCATCTTCTCGCTCATCCAGCGGACGGCGCCGTCCGAGGGGCGGGTGTTGATCACGGGGGAGAACGGGACGGGCAAGGAGCTCATCGCGCGGGCGCTGCACCAGAACTCGCGGCGCAAGGCCGGGCCGTTCGTGAAGCTGAACTGCGCGGCGGTGCCACACGAGCTGATTGAGAGCGAGCTGTTCGGGCACGAAAAGGGCGCCTTCACGGGGGCGGTGAGCGTGCGGCGCGGCAAGTTCGAGCTGGCGCACGAGGGGACGCTGTTCCTCGATGAGATTGGGGACATGCCTCCGGCGATGCAGGCGAAGCTGCTGCGGGTGCTGCAGGAGGGGGAGCTGGAGCGGGTGGGTGGCGCGGAGACGCTCAAGGTGGATGTGCGCGTCATCGCGGCGACGAACAAGCACCTGGAGAAGGAGATTGCCGCCGGGCGCTTCCGTGAGGATTTGTATTACCGCATCAACGTCGTCCAGATTCACTCGCCTCCGCTGCGCGAGCGGCGCGAGGATTTGCCGGACCTGATTGGGACGTTCCTGCGGGAGGCCTGTGCGAAGAACGGGCGTCGGCCGCTGACGCTGTCGCCGGACGCGCTCGCGGTCATGAGCGCCTATGACTATCCGGGCAACGTGCGTGAGTTGCGCAACCTGGTCGAGCGACTGGCCATTCTTTGCGAGGGGCCTGTCGTCACTCGCACGGATGCGCTGGAGCTTCTGCCTCGTGGGAGGGGGGGGGGGCCTCCGCCTGTCGAGACGATGCCGGTCGCGGACACTTCGCATCCGTCGGCGGATGCCGCCGTGGTGGTGGCGTCGAGCACGCCTGCGCCCTCACTAGCGACGCCTCCGCTGCCGCCTCCCGCGCAGACGGGCTTCCGGCCCCGCGCGGACAAGACGTTCCGGGAGCAGGTGGAGGACGCGGAGCGAGACATCATCCTGTTTGTCCTCGCCCACACTCACGACAACGTGACGGAGGCGGCGCGCCTGTTGGACCTGGAGCGAGGCCACTTCTACAAGAAGATGAAGGCGCTCGGGCTGCGGCGCGGCCAGTCCGACTCGTAAGCACCTGCATTTGCCGCCCTTTTTCTGCTTCGTGACCCGGAGCCGGCGCTTCGGCTGCCCGGCTATGTCCAGCTTGTGCTCAAGGGCAGTCGGAGAAACGAGGCGGATGGAGTTCACCCGACTCGTATGGTGCGCGATATCATGGCCAATGTAGTAGGTCATCGCCACGGCTGGTTTCGAATGTCCCGCGAGCTGCTGAGCGACGGCGACGTCCCCGCCACTGTCATGCAGCAGGCGAGTGATGAACGTCTTCCGGAGGGTGTGGAAGGTCGTCCCCTTCGGGAGCACCACTCCCGCCCTCTTCTCGATGTTCCTCAACAGCTTGGCCGTCTTCCAGGTCGCTCATCTCGGCCACTTCTGCCGCTCAGCGTGGCGCAAGGCTTCCCTGCCGCCAGTTCTCGACATCTCGAGCGTCGATGCGCGGCCTTCCAATCCCCGCTTCTCCGCGCTCGGGTGGATCGAAGACCCGCGCTTCTTGAAGATCGCCTCCACCCTCCGGCGGAGCAACATCACTGTCACTCAGGGCGGGGTTCGATTTCTGGGCTGCTTCGGCTCCTCATTCGCCGTCCAATACCACTCAGCCGTCCGATGTTTTGCGATGTACCAAAGGCGGAAGAGTAGGAATGAGAGCCACGTGAGGGCTCCAGCGCACAAGCACAGAAAAGTAGTGAACGAGAGTCCATCCGCGAATGCCTGATGCCTCGGAGTGGGTCCCACCATTCCCGTCCAGACAACAGCAGCGGCCAACCCAACTCCAACTTGCACATAGGGTCGGGCCGCGGGCCTGAAGGCTCCGGCAATGAGGGTGAACACACCTACAGTTCCTAGTGCACCAAGGTACTTACTAAGAATGATAACCCAGTCCACCAGATCCTCCCGAGAAGACGTCTTCGCACTCCCCATTGGGCAGGTCAATCCAGCCATCCGCCGGGCCCCTTCTGCCTCGCCACCCGTCGCGCGGGAAGCGGTCCCCACCTACCATCCCAACGGAGCCATAAGCGGCCCTCCCCTGGCAAGAAAACGAAATCCTGCGTCAAGGTCCACCTCCCCCCGACGTCGCGCGTTGAAGTTGTAGAGCTCCCCGCCAGGCTGAATCTCTCGCCTGATGAACCACATGAAGGCTGCCTTGGTGTTGCGTCGGTTTCGTTGAGCACCTCCACCACGCGGTGGACGAGGCCTGTCTTGTAGCGCTCCACCTGAACGGAGTGCGCCACCGAGCGCTCGAGGAGTTCCTCGTTGACGGTGCGGG
Encoded here:
- a CDS encoding sigma-54-dependent transcriptional regulator, which encodes MPASVLIVDDEKNILLTLSQALQLAGYQTHLAASGQVALDVVSARPVDAVLMDVKMPDMDGLTALARLTELKPELPVIMMSGHGTIDTAVKATQLGARDFLEKPIARERLLVALRNVLKHQAAMEELRELREQLGRYDMVGSGPAMQRIFSLIQRTAPSEGRVLITGENGTGKELIARALHQNSRRKAGPFVKLNCAAVPHELIESELFGHEKGAFTGAVSVRRGKFELAHEGTLFLDEIGDMPPAMQAKLLRVLQEGELERVGGAETLKVDVRVIAATNKHLEKEIAAGRFREDLYYRINVVQIHSPPLRERREDLPDLIGTFLREACAKNGRRPLTLSPDALAVMSAYDYPGNVRELRNLVERLAILCEGPVVTRTDALELLPRGRGGGPPPVETMPVADTSHPSADAAVVVASSTPAPSLATPPLPPPAQTGFRPRADKTFREQVEDAERDIILFVLAHTHDNVTEAARLLDLERGHFYKKMKALGLRRGQSDS